From one Pristis pectinata isolate sPriPec2 chromosome 12, sPriPec2.1.pri, whole genome shotgun sequence genomic stretch:
- the LOC127576394 gene encoding zinc finger protein ZFP2-like: protein MQQDPLGTKSAGDQLLFVKSVATEKTDVFSQLRLFVVKQNKEQLWLWDAGMRIVQGVYGEGVGMETGPCHQHRAQLELGRRHGVWVCTKCPGEPCRIRLRKISEGTIPQAGVEARRSQTCAPYLPPHWISEWEGVTNIITDRVEHLNIFSGCGYFGQNTVTVERKATRKPEGSDRRCLNASLQAVYKGLHYPETTGPEEAACSGARASDTGRDATNCSVGISTVGAERRGRGFDQHRGRDRGAAPGGGRVGTGATNTAGRRSEDEPPPGPSPPTRGPGDSPLGLHGGRNVRAAHARRWSRAVSLALGIVGSYTAIDPAGPGPLVVGFLDPAELSGPERHQLELRLIHRGKTSSHCCWPVKGFTRSSDLMRHQVVHSEERPFPCSVCGREFTNSFNLQRHQQVHAGERPFTCPQCGKGFTCSTQLLIHQRVHTGEKWFICTECGKEFTQTVNLHQRMHLRETPFTCPDCRTGFTESSALLGRQEITTGERPFTCSECGKGFIRSSSLLMHQRNHTGERPFTCTECGKGFTQSSTLLRHQRVHTGEKLFTCPECGKGFTRSSYLVIHERIHTGERPFTCPECGKRFTQLSHLGNHRRIHTGDGLFTCSECGKGFTQSSKLLRHQRVHTEERPFVCSECGKGFTQSSGLLRHQQIHSGERPFTCSECGKGFCRSSDLLTHQRIHTGERPYTCSECGKGFTRSSHLLRHRRAHTEEKV, encoded by the exons ATGCAACAGGATCCATTAGGAACAAAATCTGCTGGTGATCAGCTTCTCTTCGTCAAATCAGTGGCCACTGAGAAGACTGATGTGTTCTCACAGCTCCGTCTGTTTGTGGTAAAACAGAACAAGGAACAGCTTTGGCTCTGGGATGCCGGAATGAGGATTGTTCAGGGGGTTTACGGTGAAGGCGTgggtatggaaacaggcccctgtCACCAGCACAGAGCCCAATTGGAGCTCGGGAGGAGACACGGGGTCTGGGTTTGCACCAAGTGTCCAGGAGAACCTTGCAGGATCCGCCTGCGAAAGATTAGCGAAGGGACGATTCCACAGGCTGGTGTCGAGGCCAGGAGGAGTCAGACTTGTGCTCCTTACCTCCCCCCTCACTGGATATCTGAGTGGGAAGGTGTCACGAATATTATCACTGACAGG gtGGAACATTTGAACATCTTTTCCGGTTGTGGGTACTTCGGACAGAACACAGTGACCGTTGAACGGAAGG CAACGAGGAAGCCGGAAGGCAGTGACAGGCGCTGTTTAAATGCAAGTCTGCAAGCTGTTTACAAAGGACTACATTACCCAGAAACCACCGGGCCAGAGGAAGCCGCTTGTTCCGGGGCGCGGGCGTCAGACACCGGACGTGACGCCACAAACTGCTCGGTGGGGATCTCAACGGTCGGAGCCGAGCGCCGGGGCCGCGGGTTTGATCAGCACCGGGGCCGGGACCGAGGAGCGGCCCCCGGCGGGGGGAGAGTCGGTACGGGCGCCACCAACACCGCGGGCCGCCGCAGTGAGGACGAGCCCCCCCCCGGTCCCTCACCGCCCACCCGAGGCCCCGGGGACTCCCCGCTTGGTCTCCACGGAGGCCGGAATGTACGGGCGGCGCATGCGCGCCGGTGGAGCAGAGCGGTTTCTCTCGCGCTTGGAATTGTGGGTAGCTACACGGCCATTGATCCCGCTGGGCCCGGTCCACTGGTGGTGGGGTTTCTAGACCCTGCCGAGCTGTCAGGTCCAGAGAGGCACCAGCTGGAGTTGCGACTCA TTCACAGGGGGAAAACATCGTCCCACTGCTGCTGGCCCgtgaagggattcactcggtcatccGACCTGATGAGACACCAGGTGGTTCATTCCGAGGAGAGACCGTTCCCCTGCTCTGTCTGTGGGAGGGAATTCACCAATTCCTTCAACCTGCAGAGGCACCAGCAGGTTCACGCTGGAGAGAGGCCGTTCACTTGCCCtcagtgcgggaagggattcacttgcTCGACGcagctgctgatacaccagcgagttcacacggGGGAGAAGTGGTTCATCTGCACTGAATGCGGGAAGGAATTCACTCAGACTGTAAATCTGCACCAGCGGATGCACTTGAGGGAGACGCCCTTCACCTGTCCTGACTGCAGGACAGGATTCACTGAGTCGTCAGCTTTGCTAGGACGGCAGGAAATTACGACGGGGGAgcggccgttcacctgctctgaatgtgggaaaggattcattCGGTCATCCAGCCtgctgatgcaccagagaaatcacactggggagaggccattcacctgcactgagtgtgggaagggattcactcagtcatccacCCTTCTGAGACACCAacgggttcacaccggggagaaacTGTTCACCTGTCccgagtgtgggaaaggatttacTCGGTCAAGCTACCTGGTGATCCATGAGCGCATTCACACTGGAGAGCGACCGTTCACCTGTCCCGAATGTGGGAAGAGATTCACTCAGTTGTCCCACCTGGGTAACCACAGGCGTATTCACACCGGAGATGGgctgttcacctgctccgagtgtgggaagggattcactcagtcatccaaactgctgaggcaccagcgagttcacaccgagGAGAGGCCATTCgtctgctctgagtgtgggaaggggttcACTCAGTCATCCGGACTTCTGAGACACCAACAAATTCACTCCGGGGAAagaccgttcacctgctctgagtgcggaaAGGGCTTCTGTCGATCATCTGACCTGCTGACGCATCAGCggattcacactggggagagaccgtacacctgctctgagtgcgggaagggattcactcggtcatccCACCTCTTGAGACACCGACGAGCTCACACTGAAGAGAAGGTTTAA